The following proteins come from a genomic window of Synechococcus sp. BIOS-E4-1:
- a CDS encoding carbamoyl-phosphate synthase encodes MLRRLSIGLLASAVAIAPLPLKAQDGSAEDLGDVMSISLKDVVKPTFGFQGALQGAGTPNQAGIGGFLPLSVGDNSAWFVDALVNANFADREGYSSIINTDVAGTTVSTSTRVGYRWLNSDRSWMYGLNAGYDSRPMNTGGTDTGINVIGTEKSAFFQQVAVNAEAVSNNWNFNAYALVPIGEVEQRLNWFFSGGALDTYGLDVGYFIIPELNASVGYYYQNGDSGKADASGVLGRLAYEISSGLTAGVNISYDEAFDTRVSADIEVRFGGSSTEDQRKQVQELPVINALITTPSNRTIRVYDHALFSDCVEGTGANSGTVCTPEGGSGDISGLPPPPQGPPDDQAAATCGPQNDNDNCNFGSVEGDAGSDGSCIFPTFKGPNGTCIKPL; translated from the coding sequence ATGCTTCGCCGCCTTTCCATTGGATTACTGGCTTCTGCTGTTGCCATCGCCCCGCTGCCTTTAAAGGCACAGGACGGCAGTGCAGAGGATCTGGGTGATGTGATGAGCATCAGCCTTAAGGATGTGGTCAAGCCGACCTTTGGCTTCCAGGGCGCACTGCAAGGTGCTGGAACACCAAACCAAGCAGGTATTGGTGGGTTCTTGCCACTGTCTGTTGGAGACAACAGCGCGTGGTTCGTTGATGCCCTGGTCAATGCCAACTTCGCTGATCGTGAGGGCTACAGCAGCATCATCAACACTGATGTTGCTGGCACCACCGTCAGCACCTCCACGCGTGTTGGTTATCGCTGGTTAAACAGTGACCGCAGCTGGATGTATGGACTGAATGCTGGTTATGACAGCCGCCCGATGAATACGGGTGGAACCGATACAGGCATCAATGTCATTGGTACTGAGAAGAGTGCGTTCTTTCAACAGGTGGCAGTCAATGCAGAAGCGGTCTCCAATAACTGGAACTTCAATGCCTACGCCCTGGTTCCTATTGGGGAAGTTGAGCAAAGACTCAACTGGTTTTTCTCCGGTGGTGCTCTGGATACTTATGGATTGGATGTTGGCTACTTCATCATTCCTGAGCTGAATGCCTCTGTTGGTTACTACTACCAAAATGGTGATTCAGGTAAGGCTGATGCTTCTGGTGTGCTCGGACGCTTGGCTTATGAGATCAGCAGTGGTTTAACAGCAGGGGTAAACATCTCCTATGACGAAGCTTTCGATACCAGAGTTTCAGCTGACATTGAAGTTCGCTTTGGTGGTTCATCTACAGAAGACCAGCGCAAGCAAGTTCAAGAGCTACCTGTGATTAATGCCCTGATAACAACTCCAAGCAATCGCACTATCAGGGTTTACGATCACGCCCTTTTTAGTGATTGTGTAGAAGGCACAGGCGCAAACTCAGGCACTGTTTGCACTCCTGAAGGCGGCTCTGGGGACATCAGTGGATTACCCCCGCCCCCCCAGGGTCCACCTGACGATCAAGCTGCGGCTACCTGTGGTCCCCAAAATGACAACGACAACTGCAACTTTGGATCAGTTGAGGGCGATGCTGGTAGCGACGGGAGTTGCATATTTCCCACATTCAAGGGGCCAAATGGTACGTGCATAAAACCCCTTTAA
- a CDS encoding Nif11-like leader peptide family natural product precursor produces MSEEQLKAFLAKVKADTSLQEKLKAAAAAAAADSDAVLAIAKEAGFSISADNLKQVQQKLSEEELENVAGGKCTAGSLYQTGVVDDYKCV; encoded by the coding sequence ATGTCAGAAGAGCAACTCAAGGCATTCCTCGCCAAAGTCAAAGCTGACACCAGCCTTCAGGAGAAGCTAAAAGCTGCTGCAGCTGCTGCTGCTGCTGATTCAGACGCAGTTCTTGCGATTGCGAAAGAGGCGGGATTTAGTATCTCTGCTGATAACCTGAAACAGGTTCAACAAAAGCTTTCTGAAGAAGAATTGGAAAATGTGGCTGGTGGTAAATGTACCGCAGGGAGTTTATATCAGACAGGTGTGGTAGATGATTATAAATGCGTATAG